In the Juglans microcarpa x Juglans regia isolate MS1-56 chromosome 6D, Jm3101_v1.0, whole genome shotgun sequence genome, one interval contains:
- the LOC121233955 gene encoding uncharacterized protein LOC121233955, protein MRKRETKKKEGRKSSVTELLETPLPMPTSSSPPPPNESPKSAFFMTKKKNTASASKYDEDTLLPPPLKALSSISDLKDLASSRLDHLKRHIDHSHSEILKDLDASQSRLHKRFKIQTQACQQVMDEAEKEYKKMFERISESREAMKASYAEFMADAQASATRACKTSITELSQSCEKSMDALRSRFGIPST, encoded by the exons atgagaaagagagagacgaaGAAGAAAGAGGGTCGCAAGTCCTCGGTGACGGAGCTTCTGGAAACGCCATTGCCAATGCcgacttcttcttctcctcctcctccaaacGAGTCTCCGAAATCGGCTTTCTTCATGACCAAGAAGAAGAATACGGCCTCGGCCTCGAAGTACGACGAGGACACGTTGCTGCCTCCTCCTCTGAAAGCCTTAAGCAGCATCTCCGATCTCAAGGACCTCGCCTCTTCACGCCTCGACCATCTCAAGCGCCACATCGACCACTCACACTCCGAGATCCTCAAGGACCTTGACGCTTCCCAGTCTCGTCTCCACAAGCGCTtcaag ATTCAGACTCAAGCATGCCAACAAGTGATGGATGAAGCAGAGAAGGAATATAAGAAGATGTTTGAACGGATCAGTGAAAGCCGGGAAGCAATGAAG GCTTCATATGCAGAGTTCATGGCAGATGCACAGGCCAGCGCAACTCGTG CGTGCAAAACATCCATTACCGAGCTTTCACAATCCTGTGAGAAATCAATGGATGCTCTCCGGAGCCGTTTTGGGATTCCATCAACTTAG